TGTGTTCAATAGGACCCCATTTGTCTGCATGGAAATGGTCTTGACACTTTTGTTTTCAGAAAGCTTTCGCACAAGATCAACAAGTTGCGGGTACATGGCAGGCTCTCCTACCGTATCGATATGAGCTTCAATGTCATCGATCTCTTTATAAGAGGCAGCCCATTCAAAAGCCGGAAGCAGTTGCGAAAGATCAACCATGTATTCCGATATCCTCTGATGTGAATTAGGACCTGCATCTGTTGAGCAGAAAATACAGGAAATAGGACATTCACTTATCGGGCGAACCTGCAATACGTTCGTCCCGCGGTCAATGATACCAAATGCGATACACCCGAAAAGCGGGATATCGCGGATAAGGATGTTGTTACGTTTTGTCATTTTCTGTCAATATACATTCAGAGCATCGTTTTTTCCCGCAGAATTGTTTTCCGTATTCGACAATCAGGGCATGGAATTCCTTATACAGGGAAACATCAGGAGGCAGCGAACTCTCAAAGACCGATTGGAGTTTTCTGTAATCGCCCTCTATCCCGATGCATTTGCACATCCTTTTTGTATAGGCATCAATCACGAATTTTGGTTTATCTGCCGCGTATAATACGATACTGTCAGCTGTTTCGTTACCTACTCCGTCCAGGGAAAGAAGGACATTGCGGAGTTCGTTGGCAGGTTTTTCAAGAAGATCAGGATTTTCGTGGAAAAATGCCGAAATATTTTTTAATCTCATAGCTTTTTGCCTGTAAAATCCCGTACACCTGATAAGTTCTTCCAGTTCTTCCGTTTTAACTTTTGAAAGATTATCTGCTTCCAGCAGGCTATGATCTTTCAGGTTCTTTATCGCCCTTTCCACATTCTCCCACCTTGTCTGCTGTGTGAGAATAGCTCCGATAACAACCTCAAAAGCCGTATCTGCTGGCCACCAATGCCTGGGACCAAGTTCACGACGGAGCAGATCATAAACCTTTTTCATACGAACTTAACGCCAAGGTCAGAAAGACCATTGCGGATAGCGAGATTGATCAAAAATGGCGTCAGGGACTCGATCATATACGATGATGCAAGACCTCCGCCATCAAGAGGACGAAGGGATTTTATTTCGCGGGTAAGTTCCATAACAGTTTGCTTTGCATTCTCATCATCCCCGCAGACTACAACATCATAATCAAGACTTAATTCAAGTTTTGCGAGTTTTCGCGCTGAAACATTATGGTATGATGAAACGACTTTAACGGTTTTAGGAAGGATTTCCTGTATCTCAAGTGCTGCGCTTCCCTGATGTGGGGGCGTATATTTAAACAGGCCATTTTTTGTCATGGGAACAACAAGAGAGATAACGATCTGATTTTTAAACAGGGGCAATAGTTTATTTATAAGGGAAATCACACCTTTGTAGGGCACGGAGAGCACAACCACATCTGCTTCTTCGATAGCTTTCTCGTTACCGCATCCTGTAATACCGTAACACTGCAGGCCTCTGTATAAAAGTATATTTGTATACTCCTCCGCTGCATTGACAGCTTTATCAATCTCGCGGGAACAAACAAGTATCTCATGTTTTCCTGCCCATCGCAGGGCGAATCCTTCCCCGATGCTGCCTGTACCTCCAAGTATTGCTATTTTCATGTTTTATCCTTTTCCTTCAAGATTTTTCGCATCATATGCATATTTTCCCTGTGCATTGAAACTATCAGGTCACTCAGGATAGCAAAAATGAACATCAGTATCCCGGTTACTATAAGAAGAGTGGCAAGAATTGTAAGGGGAACATGTGTTACGTTATCTATCCATTCGTCTACTACGTATATTCCAACAATTACTCCAATAAAAGTTAAAGTTCCTCCTATCAGGTTAAAGTAAAAAAGAGGGTTATGTGTCCTGGCAAGAAGATATATTGTTGAAGCGATCCGCAAGCCATCCCTGACTGGCCGAAGTTTTGTAGCTGCACCGCTTACTCTTGCAAGGTATGTTATGGGTACTTCAACGATTTTGAGATCTTTTTTGACGCATTCAACCGTAATTTCAGTTTCTACTTCAAAACCAGTCCGGTTCAATTCGATCTGTTTGTAAGAATTATAATTGAATGCCCTGTATCCGGAAAGTATATCATTTAACCAGACGCCATAAGCAAAACCGAATATCTTGTTTAATACCCTGTTTCCAAGGAGATTTAAGCCAGTGAATGCGCCTGTCTGGTAATTCGTGAACCTGTT
This region of Candidatus Methanoperedens sp. genomic DNA includes:
- the npdG gene encoding NADPH-dependent F420 reductase, producing MKIAILGGTGSIGEGFALRWAGKHEILVCSREIDKAVNAAEEYTNILLYRGLQCYGITGCGNEKAIEEADVVVLSVPYKGVISLINKLLPLFKNQIVISLVVPMTKNGLFKYTPPHQGSAALEIQEILPKTVKVVSSYHNVSARKLAKLELSLDYDVVVCGDDENAKQTVMELTREIKSLRPLDGGGLASSYMIESLTPFLINLAIRNGLSDLGVKFV
- the aglJ gene encoding S-layer glycoprotein N-glycosyltransferase AglJ, producing the protein MNNEDICILIPTLNEGKTIAGLVKEFKSLGYSDILVIDGHSADDTVSKAQNAGARVVLQSGTGKGQAISQAFHLLSSKYIVMIDGDGTYLPEEINKLLEPMISGQADHVIGNRFTNYQTGAFTGLNLLGNRVLNKIFGFAYGVWLNDILSGYRAFNYNSYKQIELNRTGFEVETEITVECVKKDLKIVEVPITYLARVSGAATKLRPVRDGLRIASTIYLLARTHNPLFYFNLIGGTLTFIGVIVGIYVVDEWIDNVTHVPLTILATLLIVTGILMFIFAILSDLIVSMHRENMHMMRKILKEKDKT
- a CDS encoding endonuclease; translated protein: MKKVYDLLRRELGPRHWWPADTAFEVVIGAILTQQTRWENVERAIKNLKDHSLLEADNLSKVKTEELEELIRCTGFYRQKAMRLKNISAFFHENPDLLEKPANELRNVLLSLDGVGNETADSIVLYAADKPKFVIDAYTKRMCKCIGIEGDYRKLQSVFESSLPPDVSLYKEFHALIVEYGKQFCGKKRCSECILTENDKT